A single Ciona intestinalis chromosome 12, KH, whole genome shotgun sequence DNA region contains:
- the LOC101242696 gene encoding autophagy-related protein 2 homolog B-like — MPWLPFPESIKKRACRYLLQHYLGKFLQEKLRLDQLSLDLYSGKGCVENVMLDVYSVNELLTQFHVPIEMVSGDIASISVMIPWSNLLSENCIVEIKGLHIKVAMNHQRPANFADMTDSFYESYGSMSTSMQLAQECFKQQEEDIKQNKDSGSMFEGLELFAKTIENILSRVKIKFSDVKFGFEHFNYQSNKRIRLELSINELQYFDEVTMNSQQTNQPTFNEGTEHLTNLLNQTITNSCKRFQISGLDLHMTSIIDQEGEEMIYDMSPTLIASCYGKHELKVRIKHKEQIPGPKMELDFFIGSCFVFLTPKQIHLLINVLQEISEPLGGGISHRDSAFSLDRNIQAPDVAPPGRGREERFYLMSASSTLYQVNGDSQCGEMSGTSCGSSCSSAGESVDPAQFNMERKKRGRRKGRTSESAGVDCVSFQSQLDFSLLVVTVLHVDPIFRGQKVGKDDLKGACGASSYLSEIASKYFKKAETGVDGDLFENRAKMSGWCETHDHLRFVGRPVHVQHQQKEGGASHLASLHVSASLGDVDFVECLRRTEEDQGSSWKFNQILAFNERNPSEKSLQINIDREELKHSIHNDVKIQLADCTCEVDISIVDRLSTLLNYPCSGMGSAGQYSLYRTSGNNQSIFQKVLDEDAERKVSSFDVNLSCPNVKIILLFPIPDLRSEMDRRPWFKQSIREEQMHCMLHELQLSTQFVNQDDVTQYSSNFSHHKQVYMMQVKQIELLYAENNKKPPKQFLMAKQKRDASPHDKKSTSDMDFPYLKVTIQPPQPPDFNPNFTLYETTNNSTFPPSDQNTGSYWQNTSVFGLGENGLNEEISPFSKRKVVYVNEDVVMPGNCDEIQTFTSHATQTSSLSLDVYLPHVVATLHSKDFLENIYNRIGNDLLLWRPAAPQPFGASTFTSTILPTTLPHQPIFDPNMRPKFFACNSRDGSDSDYSDDAVPPYKETLRESFSKKESSIAVTLNINQGSVTANCAKGQLMLKIENGSLFYVGGYEGDSNLDYVCIDMEGCWLFYKENGRTSFNLPSTSTPSNMETIIFPTSSMVNMCFNKGRHSSGDGRDRMVTMVVKLDYEQPSLKHCVLSTLLSGATLHHKFVQQDVNWLNQITDFFDLTDHEVLGYKPPSIITQLHLHFDRCCVKYHPPSCPVGALATLHSFSLSSNMVAGSPSSLLHILIDNASLFLTKSDAREVRSMKDYVCVVEVGLLEVCLKINNSTKQTDNEKMKHPLIDLSIFNNKVKIQTCSDSFGALFTIIKKFVEEMEASMNKQTNVMTSQSIHTSHDDVIIKSTEEAMLASHESLYQDTVSDLLADAMVDVETDDVITSVQRSPEHVLLTSHATDQPPEVMTPDEFMTSTSFEPDDTQFCIIEDPGFGGFNENEPEVRYIIDDDVISYHENHFTPVLGKTDQLSAPDSFSPPEMRYSVKDLTCVWMMYGGCDFTTIDGKTKDTKMKLRDENTLMEFHLSKVRFRHEIYGEESKEAARTVLIVTEFEIRDRLQTSQINKFLYQFHSEASPKQSQANMLIVKALQYKPEKSGSSIECKLKVSLQPLRLNVDQDALDFITKFFDSVSILISKSDSDVTEHTVPHELVANPPVIKTATDDAHEAVEEDTTDASQTPLFFREIIFSPEVPIRLDYHGKHIDTDQGTLAGLLMGLGQLNCSQLKLKKIIHRHGILGVDKMVTFMLNEWAGDIRKNQLPSILGGVGPLHSVVQFFQGVHDLVVMPVEQYKRDGRIVRGLQRGTSSFGASATMATLELTNRMVWLVQKAAETTYDVVSPPQLHVKREKRQQNWRNLGPHASRHKQPNDIREGFNNALTVVRSGVSDAAYSIARVAQEEHEQKGITGAVGGVLRHLPPTLVKPVIIASEATSNVLSGMRNQILPDAKREDDEKWRNAS; from the exons ATGCCTTGGTTGCCGTTTCCCGAGTCAATCAAGAAGAGAGCGTGTCGGTATTTACTTCAGCATTATCTGGGAAAGTTTCTACAG GAGAAACTCCGTCTTGATCAACTTAGCTTGGACCTCTACAGTGGGAAAGGTTGTGTTGAAAACGTGATGCTAGATGTTTATTCAGTGAATGAATTGCTCACACAGTTTCATGTTCCTATTGAGATGGTATCAGGAGATATTGCGTCAATATCTGTGATGATACCATGGTCTAATTTATTAAG TGAGAACTGCATAGTAGAGATAAAGGGACTTCATATAAAGGTAGCTATGAACCACCAACGGCCCGCCAACTTTGCTGACATGACTGACTCGTTCTACGAATCATACGGCAGCATGTCAACCTCGATGCAGCTTGCACAGGAATGTTTCAAACAACAGGAAGAAGATATTAAAcag AACAAAGACAGCGGTTCAATGTTCGAAGGGTTGGAATTATTCGCAAAAACAatcgaaaatattttgtctcgggtgaaaatcaagttttctGATGTAAAGTTTGGGTTCGAACATTTTAATTATCAATCAAATAAACGGATCAGACTGGAG TTATCCATCAACGAACTTCAGTATTTTGATGAAGTGACAATGAACAGCCAACAAACCAACCAACCCACATTTAACGAGGGAACCGAACACCTCACCAACTTATTAAACCAAACCATCACCAACTCATGCAAGAGATTCCAAATATCGGGCCTTGACCTTCATATGACCTCCATTATTGACCAGGAGGGCGAAG AGATGATATACGACATGTCACCAACATTAATTGCATCGTGTTATGGTAAACACGAGTTGAAGGTTcgtataaaacataaagaacAAATACCTGGACCAAAGATGGAGTTGGATTTCTTTATCGGGTCGTGTTTCGTATTCCTTACTCCAAAACAA ATCCACCTTCTTATCAACGTCCTCCAAGAAATATCCGAGCCACTTGGTGGCGGTATATCACACAGGGACAGCGCGTTTAGTCTGGATCGGAACATCCAAGCCCCTGATGTTGCTCCCCCTGGTCGTGGAAGGGAGGAGAGGTTTTACTTGATGTCGGCGTCATCCACGTTGTACCAAGTTAACGGTGACTCACAGTGCGGGGAAATGTCGGGCACGAGTTGTGGAAGTAGTTGTAGTTCAGCTGGTGAGTCCGTAGACCCCGCGCAGTTTAATATGGAGCGCAAGAAGCGGGGTAGAAGAAAAGGCAGGACATCGGAGTCAGCGGGGGTGGATTGTGTTTCGTTTCAATCGCAGTTGGACTTCAGCTTGCTTGTTGTTACCGTGTTACATGTAGACCCAATATTTCGTGGCCAGAAAGTTGGTAAAGATGACTTGAAAGGGGCGTGTGGTGCGAGCTCGTATTTATCGGAAATTGCGTCAAAGTATTTCAAGAAAGCTGAGACGGGTGTGGACGGTGATCTGTTTGAAAACCGAGCGAAAATGTCAGGTTGGTGTGAGACGCACGATCATCTAAGGTTTGTGGGACGTCCTGTGCATGTACAACACCAACAGAAGGAAGGAGGAGCGTCCCATCTTGCATCCCTCCATGTATCAGCATCCCTGGGTGATGTGGACTTCGTGGAGTGTCTACGGCGGACCGAGGAAGATCAAGGATCCTCGTGGAAGTTTAATCAAATCCTTGCATTTAACGAAAGAAATCCTTCGGAGAAATCCCTTCAAATAAATATCGATCGTGAAGAATTGAAACACTCGATACACAACGATGTTAAGATTCAACTTGCAG ATTGCACATGCGAAGTTGACATCAGCATCGTGGATAGGTTAAGCACATTATTGAACTATCCATGCAGTGGTATGGGCTCGGCCGGTCAATACTCATTATACAGAACATCAGGAAACAATCAGTCGATATTCCAGAAGGTTTTAGATGAGGATGCTGAACGTAAAGTTTCTTCATTCGATGTCAATTTATCATGTCCTAATGTTAAG ATCATCCTGTTGTTCCCGATCCCTGACTTACGATCGGAGATGGATCGCAGACCTTGGTTCAAACAATCCATTAGAGAGGAACAAATGCATTGTATGTTGCACGAGTTGCAACTATCAACACAGTTTGTTAACCAAG ATGACGTCACCCAGTACAGCAGCAACTTTTCCCACCACAAACAAGTATATATGATGCAAGTCAAACAAATTGAACTACTTTACGCtgagaataataaaaa ACCCCCCAAACAGTTCCTGATGGCGAAACAAAAGCGCGATGCTTCTCCGCATGATAAGAAATCCACATCCGACATGGACTTCCCTTATTTAAAG GTGACCATCCAACCCCCACAACCCCCCGACTTCAACCCAAACTTTACTTTATACGAAACAACCAACAACTCCACGTTTCCACCTAGTGACCAAAACACGGGCTCATATTGGCAGAATACTTCGGTGTTTGGGTTGGGAGAAAACGGGTTGAATGAAGAGATTTCACCTTTTTCTAAACGGAAAGTTGTTTATGTGAACGAGGACGTGGTGATGCCGG GCAACTGTGATGAAATCCAAACTTTTACATCGCACGCCACACAAACCTCATCCTTATCATTGGATGTCTACCTCCCTCATGTGGTGGCTACTCTGCATTCAAAAGATTTCCTCgagaatatttacaacag GATCGGCAACGACTTGTTGTTATGGCGACCCGCAGCCCCCCAACCTTTTGGAGCATCTACCTTCACCTCAACCATCCTCCCAACCACACTTCCACACCAACCAATATTCGACCCAAACATGAGGCCGAAGTTCTTCGCTTGCAACTCAAG AGATGGTTCAGACTCGGATTATTCCGACGATGCAGTTCCTCCATATAAGGAAACATTGCGTGAAAGTTTCAGTAAAAAGGAAAGTTCGATTGCCGTCACATTGAACATCAACCAAGGGAGCGTGACGGCTAACTGCGCTAAGGGACAACTTATGTTAAAG ATTGAAAACggaagtttattttatgttggtgGATACGAAGGGGATTCCAACCTtgattatgtttgtattgataTGGAAGGCTGTTGGTTGTTTTACAAG GAAAACGGTCGAACTTCATTTAATCTTCCATCGACGTCCACACCAAGCAACATGGAGACCATCATATTTCCCACTTCATCTATGGTTAATATGTGTTTCA ACAAAGGTCGGCACAGTAGCGGTGATGGGAGGGACCGTATGGTCACCATGGTTGTCAAGTTAGATTATGAACAACCCAGCCTCAAACACTGTGTGTTGTCAACCTTACTATCGGGGGCGACACTTCATCATAAGTTTGTGCAGCAAGATGTTAATTGGTTGAATCAG ATCACGGACTTCTTCGATCTCACCGACCACGAGGTGCTTGGCTACAAACCACCATCCATTATCACACAACTTCATCTCCATTTTGATCGATGTTGTGTCAAGTATCATCCCCCATCGTGCCCAGTTGGTGCGCTCGCCACTCTTCATTCCTTCTCTCTATCATCGAACATGGTGGCGGGATCTCCTTCATCATTACTTCATATACTCATCGATAATGCTTCATTGTTCCTCACTAaaag TGACGCACGTGAAGTTAGATCTATGAAGGATTACGTTTGTGTGGTTGAAGTTGGATTGTTGGAAGTTTGTTTGAAAATCAACAACTCAACAAAACAAACGGATAATG AGAAGATGAAACACCCCCTGATAGATTTATCCATCTTCAACAACAAGGTAAAGATTCAAACATGTTCCGATTCATTTGGAGCGTTATTCACCATCATAAAGAAGTTTGTGGAGGAAATGGAGGCTTCtatgaacaaacaaacaaatgttatgacatcacaatccaTTCATACATcgcatgatgatgtcataatcaaatCCACAGAAGAG GCCATGTTAGCATCGCATGAAAGTTTGTACCAAGACACGGTGAGTGACTTACTTGCTGACGCCATGGTTGACGTGGAAACCGATGATGTCATCACATCTGTACAAAG GTCACCTGAGCACGTCCTACTCACCTCTCATGCAACAGACCAA CCTCCCGAAGTAATGACCCCTGATGAGTTCATGACCTCGACCTCATTCGAACCCGACGACACCCAGTTCTGCATCATCGAGGACCCCGGGTTTGGGGGGTTTAACGAGAACGAGCCTGAGGTGCGTTACATCAtcgatgatgatgtcatcagttACCATGAAAACCACTTTACCCCCGTCCTGGGGAAGACGGATCAACTCAGCGCTCCGGATTCCTTTTCCCCCCCTGAGATGAGATACTCAGTGAAGGACCTCACATGTGTATGGATGATGTATGGGGGTTGCGACTTCACAACTATTGACGGGAAAACTAAAGACACAAAGATGAAGTTGAGAGATGAAAATACTTTGATGGAATTTCATTTATCAAAG GTTCGATTCCGACACGAGATATACGGGGAGGAAAGCAAGGAAGCCGCTCGTACCGTGCTCATCGTGACAGAGTTCGAGATCAGAGATCGACTCCAAACATCacagataaataagttccttTACCAGTTCCATAGTGAAGCAAGTCCCAAGCAATCACAAGCAAACATGCTTATTGTGAAAGCTCTACAATATAAACCCGAGAAGTCGGGAAGTTCCATTGAATGCAAGTTGAAGGTCTCCCTCCAACCACTGAGGTTAAATGTTGATCAAGATGCCTTGGATTTCATCACAAAGTTTTTCGACTCAGTTTCGATTCTGATCTCAAAGTCAgatagtgatgtcacagagCATACTGTTCCTCATGAATTGGTGGCCAATCCTCCAGTGATAAAGACGGCGACAGACGATGCGCATGAGGCAGTGGAAG AGGACACCACTGACGCATCACAAACACCTTTATTCTTCCGTGAAATTATTTTCTCCCCTGAAGTTCCAATCCGACTTGATTACCACGGGAAGCATATCGATACTGACCAG GGTACATTAGCAGGGTTGTTGATGGGGTTGGGGCAGCTTAATTGCTCACAACTTAAACTAAAGAAGATCATCCATCGACATGGGATCCTTGGTGTGGATAAGATGGTAACCTTCATGTTGAATGAATGGGCGGGAGACATCAGGAAGAATCAACTGCCTTCCATACTTGGTGGGGTTGGTCCTCTACATTCGGTGGTTCAATTCTTCCAAGGCGTGCATGACCTTGTTGTGATGCCAGTTGAACAATACAAGAGAGATGGGAGGATTGTGAGGGGGTTGCAACGTGGAACATCTTCCTTTG GTGCTTCAGCTACGATGGCAACATTAGAATTAACCAACAGGATGGTATGGTTGGTGCAGAAGGCTGCAGAGACGACGTACGATGTTGTTTCACCCCCTCAACTTCATGTTAA GAGGGAAAAGCGTCAACAAAACTGGCGTAACCTCGGCCCTCATGCGTCGAGACATAAACAACCCAATGATATTCGTGAAGGTTTCAACAACGCGCTTACTGTGGTTAGGAGTGGGGTGTCAGATGCTGCGTATTCTATCGCACGAGTCGCACAAGAG GAACACGAACAGAAAGGCATCACGGGTGCGGTGGGCGGTGTGTTGCGTCATCTACCCCCCACCCTGGTTAAACCAGTGATCATCGCATCGGAGGCAACATCCAATGTTCTGAGTGGGATGCGGAACCAGATCCTTCCTGATGCTAAAAGGGAGGACGATGAAAAGTGGAGGAATGCGTCGTGA